In Lentibacillus amyloliquefaciens, one DNA window encodes the following:
- a CDS encoding cupin domain-containing protein has translation MTSLNAHDWIRKLNLEPHPEGGFYKQTYAAEALEDHVLYTSIYFLLRAGDVSHFHRLKSDELWYFHAGSPLEIHMAEIGDRPRQGKNGI, from the coding sequence ATGACGTCACTTAATGCTCATGATTGGATCAGGAAATTAAATCTGGAACCTCATCCGGAGGGCGGTTTTTACAAACAGACATATGCTGCGGAGGCTTTGGAAGATCATGTTTTGTACACAAGTATATATTTCCTGCTGCGGGCAGGGGATGTTTCACATTTTCACCGGCTTAAATCTGATGAATTATGGTACTTTCATGCAGGCAGTCCGCTTGAAATCCATATGGCAGAAATTGGGGACAGACCCCGACAAGGGAAAAATGGCATATGA
- a CDS encoding GNAT family N-acetyltransferase produces the protein MTITFEPMSEERFNTYYETKLQDYADEHVKAGNWHKADALENAQHQFKQLLPDGLKTKDHNLLTIMSDHEAVGILWLFVKHNEEDKQAFIYDIELDENQRGKGYGNLTMASLEKYAKSEGISRIGLHVFAHNERAFALYQKMGYEVKSYNMSKKI, from the coding sequence ATGACAATAACATTTGAACCAATGAGTGAAGAGCGGTTTAACACCTATTATGAGACAAAACTGCAAGACTACGCCGATGAACATGTCAAAGCAGGGAACTGGCATAAAGCGGATGCGCTGGAAAATGCGCAGCATCAGTTTAAGCAATTGCTGCCTGATGGACTGAAAACGAAAGACCATAACTTATTGACAATCATGAGCGACCATGAAGCGGTCGGGATATTGTGGCTCTTTGTTAAGCATAACGAAGAGGACAAGCAGGCATTTATCTATGATATTGAGCTTGATGAAAACCAGCGCGGCAAAGGGTATGGCAACCTGACGATGGCTAGTTTGGAGAAATATGCCAAATCAGAAGGTATCAGCCGGATAGGCCTTCATGTATTTGCGCATAATGAACGTGCTTTTGCGCTGTATCAAAAGATGGGTTATGAAGTAAAGAGTTATAATATGTCGAAAAAGATTTGA
- a CDS encoding DUF2254 domain-containing protein: protein MKKTSLWTTVRDSFWFLPIVYGICSIIAALVITALDVWLVPKVSGSIPDILLTGQSISKQLYAALITAMLTMTTISFSTIMVMLTTYSSQFSPRALQDFMQSKITQHVLGVYTFGFIFVLINLWLLTETNQKDLLSPLFTVVITIISLGFFILFIHFSARWAQVNFLIGVIRNKTSQLIRETFAERTYGEHQHWDHSQIQTIRENDRQTIQARRSGYIQQVNYNYLINWASDNDMVLEATFQVGDYAPKGMPVFYFWSLGDKNDKLAEHDYFLVIGDERTDLQDIGFSIEKLVEIAVKSLSTGMNDPNTAINCIHRIGGLLSELAGNYRSVTYFSDNDGDLRLIMEQKNFRDYLFKSFYQIKHYGKDDISVVYNIIDTLYKVAIVSEASIQKEVWHFAKYVLEAVDVENLASLDYQHLKDVTDKFARYSGEELNF from the coding sequence ATGAAGAAAACGTCATTATGGACAACCGTTCGTGATAGTTTCTGGTTTCTACCCATCGTATATGGGATATGTTCGATAATTGCAGCGCTTGTCATAACAGCATTGGATGTTTGGCTGGTTCCTAAAGTATCCGGCAGCATACCGGACATTTTACTTACAGGCCAAAGCATATCAAAACAGCTTTATGCTGCTTTAATTACAGCGATGCTGACGATGACAACGATAAGTTTCTCAACGATTATGGTGATGCTGACGACATATTCATCCCAGTTTTCACCTCGAGCATTACAGGACTTTATGCAAAGTAAAATCACTCAACATGTGTTGGGTGTTTACACGTTCGGATTTATTTTTGTACTGATTAATTTATGGCTATTAACAGAAACGAATCAAAAAGACTTGCTGAGCCCTCTCTTCACCGTTGTGATTACGATTATTTCACTGGGCTTTTTTATTTTATTTATCCATTTCTCTGCACGGTGGGCGCAAGTGAACTTCCTGATTGGCGTTATACGTAACAAAACATCGCAATTAATAAGAGAAACGTTTGCAGAAAGAACGTATGGCGAACACCAGCATTGGGATCATTCGCAAATTCAGACCATTAGAGAAAATGATAGACAAACAATTCAGGCCAGACGCTCGGGGTATATTCAACAAGTGAATTATAACTATCTGATTAACTGGGCTAGTGACAATGATATGGTGTTAGAGGCAACTTTTCAGGTCGGTGATTATGCTCCTAAAGGAATGCCGGTTTTTTACTTTTGGTCTTTAGGGGACAAAAACGATAAATTAGCCGAACACGACTATTTTTTAGTCATTGGTGATGAACGTACCGACCTTCAGGATATTGGATTTTCAATCGAAAAATTGGTTGAGATTGCAGTGAAATCACTGTCAACCGGTATGAATGATCCGAACACTGCGATTAACTGTATTCACCGCATTGGCGGTTTGCTTTCGGAACTAGCCGGTAATTATCGTTCGGTCACGTATTTCTCCGATAACGATGGGGATTTGCGGTTAATTATGGAACAAAAGAATTTTCGGGACTATTTATTCAAAAGTTTTTACCAAATCAAGCATTACGGGAAAGATGACATATCAGTCGTATATAACATTATCGACACATTGTATAAGGTTGCGATCGTTAGTGAGGCCTCCATTCAAAAAGAAGTCTGGCACTTCGCTAAATACGTTTTAGAAGCTGTTGATGTAGAGAATCTCGCGTCATTGGACTATCAGCACCTTAAAGATGTAACGGACAAATTTGCTCGTTATAGTGGAGAAGAATTGAATTTTTAA